The proteins below come from a single Streptococcus porcinus genomic window:
- a CDS encoding recombinase family protein, with product MSKEKIKVYLYTRVSTSIQIDGYSLEAQKSRMKAFALYNDYEIVGEYEDAGKSGKSIEGRIQFTRMMEDIKSGKDGVSFVLVFKLSRFARNAADVLSTLQTMQDFGVNLICVEDGIDSSKDAGKLMISVLSAVAEIERENIRVQTMEGRIQKAREGKWNGGFAPYGYQLIDGKLLINEEEAIAIRTIFDQYVNTSIGANGLSKYLENHGIRKIPRQNGKNPLFDAGLIRKILKNPVYNGKIAFGRRTLEKVHGTRNEYRQVDQDDYIVAEGIHEAIIPDKLWQAAQVKLKAQAKKYEHVNKGKNMRTHLLSGIVKCPICGAGMFGNKSIKYKKDGTKYKDFYYYGCKHRLMNRGHKCTYNKQIREELLDDAVAEVIIKLVSNPKFASMIQEKINMKVDTSAIENEIDNYQKELRKSHSTKFKLIEEIDNLDVDDKHYKRRKTDLDDRLYRMYDKIEKLEGQLIEAKAKKETIEAEKLTGDNIYKVLIYFDKLYKVMNDVERRQLIEALISEIQIYEEKQPNGQWLKSIIFKLPIIDEDLNISLDNDVHVECVSLLEKRN from the coding sequence ATGTCAAAAGAAAAAATAAAAGTATACCTCTATACAAGAGTATCTACATCAATACAGATAGATGGCTATTCTTTAGAGGCACAAAAATCAAGAATGAAGGCGTTCGCCCTTTATAATGATTATGAAATTGTAGGAGAATATGAAGATGCGGGCAAGTCTGGAAAATCTATTGAGGGAAGAATACAGTTTACTCGCATGATGGAAGATATAAAATCCGGAAAGGATGGAGTATCTTTTGTTCTTGTGTTTAAGCTGTCAAGATTTGCAAGAAATGCTGCTGATGTTTTATCAACTCTACAAACAATGCAAGATTTTGGAGTCAATTTGATTTGTGTTGAGGATGGGATTGATTCATCCAAAGATGCAGGTAAATTGATGATTTCTGTTTTATCAGCAGTGGCTGAAATAGAAAGAGAAAACATTCGTGTCCAAACAATGGAAGGTCGTATTCAAAAGGCAAGAGAGGGTAAATGGAATGGTGGATTTGCTCCGTATGGCTATCAACTGATTGATGGAAAGTTGTTAATAAATGAAGAAGAAGCAATTGCAATAAGAACTATATTTGATCAGTATGTAAACACAAGTATTGGAGCTAATGGTCTTTCTAAGTATTTAGAAAATCATGGTATAAGAAAAATACCAAGACAAAATGGAAAAAATCCATTGTTTGACGCAGGTCTTATAAGAAAGATATTAAAGAATCCTGTATATAATGGGAAAATAGCGTTTGGAAGAAGAACATTAGAAAAAGTTCATGGTACAAGGAATGAATATAGACAAGTAGATCAGGACGATTATATAGTAGCAGAAGGAATTCATGAAGCAATAATTCCAGATAAATTATGGCAGGCTGCACAAGTAAAACTGAAAGCACAAGCTAAAAAGTATGAACATGTAAATAAGGGCAAAAACATGCGGACGCATTTATTATCGGGAATAGTAAAGTGTCCAATATGTGGGGCTGGAATGTTTGGAAACAAATCCATCAAATATAAAAAAGATGGGACGAAATATAAAGACTTCTATTACTATGGTTGTAAACATAGACTTATGAATAGAGGGCATAAATGCACCTACAACAAACAAATTAGAGAAGAATTGTTAGACGATGCTGTCGCTGAGGTAATAATCAAGTTAGTAAGCAACCCTAAATTTGCATCTATGATACAAGAAAAAATCAACATGAAGGTTGATACATCAGCTATTGAAAATGAGATAGATAATTACCAAAAAGAGCTGAGAAAAAGTCATTCCACAAAATTTAAGCTCATTGAAGAAATAGATAACTTAGATGTTGATGATAAACATTATAAGAGAAGAAAAACTGATTTGGATGATAGACTTTATCGTATGTACGATAAAATTGAGAAATTAGAAGGTCAGTTAATAGAAGCTAAAGCAAAGAAAGAAACAATAGAAGCTGAGAAACTTACTGGCGATAATATATATAAAGTTTTGATTTATTTTGACAAGCTTTATAAAGTCATGAACGATGTTGAACGCAGACAGTTAATAGAAGCACTCATTTCAGAAATTCAAATTTATGAAGAGAAGCAGCCAAATGGGCAATGGCTAAAATCCATTATTTTTAAGCTACCTATCATTGATGAGGATCTAAACATAAGTTTGGACAATGATGTGCATGTTGAATGCGTGAGCCTGCTAGAAAAACGCAACTAA
- a CDS encoding class I SAM-dependent methyltransferase: protein MSKQNVYDNEIFFNEYKQLRKKESTANNLIEIPALLSLLPDLKDRVILDLGCGFGEHCKLFVEMGARKVVGIDISQKMIETAKLKNNSSQIDYLQLAMEDITTLTQKFDLVVSSLALHYVEDFKGLVESINKLLGENGILVFSQEHPFVTCHSKGDRWTRDLSGQKLFANISNYGVEGQRKTDWFIENVEKYHRTFSTIINTLTTSGFKIEKILEPIPENTILTSFPEYKDTVHRPDFLILRVKKVE from the coding sequence GTGTCTAAACAAAACGTTTATGATAATGAAATATTTTTTAATGAATATAAACAGTTACGAAAAAAAGAATCTACTGCTAATAATTTAATAGAAATTCCAGCTTTATTATCTCTGCTACCAGATTTGAAAGATAGAGTGATTTTAGACCTGGGTTGTGGGTTTGGAGAACATTGCAAGTTATTTGTCGAAATGGGAGCAAGAAAAGTCGTTGGAATTGACATTTCTCAAAAGATGATTGAAACAGCAAAATTGAAAAATAATAGTTCTCAAATAGACTATCTCCAACTTGCAATGGAAGACATAACTACCCTAACGCAAAAGTTTGATCTAGTTGTCAGTTCATTAGCACTGCACTATGTTGAGGATTTTAAGGGATTGGTCGAAAGTATAAATAAACTTTTAGGAGAAAATGGAATATTAGTTTTTTCTCAGGAGCATCCTTTTGTGACTTGCCATTCCAAAGGAGATAGATGGACAAGAGATCTTTCAGGACAGAAACTATTTGCCAATATTTCAAATTATGGAGTTGAAGGACAAAGAAAAACGGATTGGTTCATCGAGAACGTTGAAAAATACCATCGCACTTTTTCAACTATAATTAATACTCTGACCACTTCAGGATTTAAGATAGAAAAGATATTAGAACCAATACCAGAAAACACCATTTTAACTTCTTTCCCTGAATATAAGGATACTGTTCATAGACCAGATTTCTTAATTTTACGAGTAAAGAAGGTTGAATGA
- a CDS encoding DUF1761 domain-containing protein, whose amino-acid sequence MTLIIAIVAGIINFMIGGLWYGLLFQKPWIQAQGINPEDIGKNGDGKKEMIMTLIVEVIISIITILFLSAINAATPINALIIGLITILSGLKNYFFEQRPVKLILINESYKLVAFIIIGLALLLV is encoded by the coding sequence ATGACACTTATTATCGCAATCGTTGCCGGAATTATCAACTTTATGATTGGCGGCCTCTGGTATGGTCTCCTCTTCCAAAAACCTTGGATACAAGCACAAGGTATTAATCCAGAAGACATTGGCAAAAACGGAGATGGCAAAAAAGAAATGATAATGACCCTTATTGTCGAAGTTATCATTAGTATCATAACCATACTATTTTTATCAGCCATAAATGCTGCCACACCAATCAATGCCCTGATTATTGGTCTCATTACAATTCTTTCTGGTCTCAAAAACTATTTCTTTGAACAACGGCCAGTTAAGTTAATTCTCATTAATGAAAGCTATAAACTGGTGGCCTTTATTATTATTGGCTTGGCATTATTGTTAGTTTAA
- a CDS encoding dihydrofolate reductase family protein, producing the protein MRELTIFLHMSLDGVVEGPKGAMDIDFIAYNQELEAFAEKTLSSVDTILWGRATYEMMYAYWPDMLNHPEATNYERRHAKWISDVRKVIASRSLKTADWNNSTIVSENLNQYLKELKHTAGQDILVLGSPRLSRSLLSENLIDKITLTVSPTIVGNGLRLFENISSDLELISSKTFTSGALGLEYKVKH; encoded by the coding sequence ATGAGAGAACTTACCATTTTTTTACACATGTCACTAGACGGCGTTGTTGAAGGACCAAAAGGAGCTATGGATATTGACTTTATAGCTTACAACCAAGAATTAGAAGCTTTTGCAGAAAAAACCTTATCAAGTGTCGACACTATTTTATGGGGACGAGCAACTTATGAAATGATGTATGCCTACTGGCCAGACATGCTTAATCACCCAGAAGCTACCAATTATGAACGCAGACATGCCAAGTGGATTAGTGACGTTAGAAAAGTGATTGCTTCTAGAAGTCTTAAGACTGCTGACTGGAACAATTCTACCATTGTGTCAGAAAACTTAAACCAATATCTCAAAGAATTGAAACATACAGCTGGTCAAGATATTTTGGTTTTAGGAAGCCCTCGACTAAGCCGTTCTTTATTATCTGAAAATCTCATTGATAAAATTACATTGACTGTCTCTCCCACTATTGTTGGGAATGGCTTGCGCCTCTTTGAAAACATCAGTTCCGACTTAGAGCTAATCAGCTCAAAAACTTTTACATCAGGCGCCCTGGGTTTAGAATACAAGGTAAAACACTAA
- a CDS encoding 8-oxo-dGTP diphosphatase yields MSREIATILTNMCMIYDDQGRVLVQDKVSNSWWGITFPGGHVHPGESIVDSTIREIKEETGLDISDLEICGIKDWTNSDGSRYVVFLYKSNKFSGQIQSSDEGEVYWVDLEELKHLKLARSMDIMLEVFLRDDVSEHFFYQENGIWKDSLK; encoded by the coding sequence ATGTCCCGAGAAATTGCTACTATTCTGACAAATATGTGTATGATTTATGATGATCAGGGACGGGTTTTGGTACAGGATAAGGTCAGCAACTCTTGGTGGGGTATAACTTTTCCTGGTGGTCACGTTCATCCAGGGGAATCAATTGTGGATTCTACTATTAGAGAAATTAAAGAAGAAACAGGTTTAGATATAAGTGACTTAGAAATCTGTGGCATTAAGGACTGGACTAATTCTGATGGCTCTCGTTACGTTGTGTTTCTATACAAGAGCAACAAATTTTCTGGTCAGATACAGTCCTCTGATGAAGGTGAAGTATATTGGGTAGATTTGGAAGAACTTAAGCACCTAAAACTTGCCCGTTCGATGGATATTATGTTAGAAGTCTTTTTACGAGATGATGTTAGTGAACATTTCTTCTATCAAGAAAATGGGATATGGAAAGACAGTTTGAAATAA
- a CDS encoding nucleoside 2-deoxyribosyltransferase — MKIYFASPLFTEMELTFNQALVEKIRQTYPEVEVFLPQEQGEINDKHAYADSKMIAKLDTQAVLESDLLIAILDGQVIDPGVASEIGVAYQAGIPILGLYSDSRQLGADNQQKIEALKEVGESQFAYVNLYTIGLIKLNGKVVSSSQEVLEAIGNM; from the coding sequence ATGAAAATTTATTTTGCCAGTCCCTTATTTACTGAGATGGAATTGACCTTTAATCAAGCTCTTGTTGAAAAAATTAGACAGACTTATCCAGAGGTTGAAGTCTTTTTACCCCAAGAGCAGGGAGAAATTAATGATAAGCATGCCTATGCTGATTCTAAGATGATTGCGAAGCTAGATACGCAAGCGGTATTAGAAAGTGATCTACTAATTGCAATTTTAGATGGTCAAGTTATTGATCCAGGCGTTGCTTCAGAAATTGGAGTGGCTTATCAAGCAGGAATTCCCATCTTGGGGCTCTATAGCGATTCGCGTCAATTAGGAGCAGATAATCAACAAAAAATAGAGGCCCTAAAAGAGGTTGGGGAATCACAATTTGCTTATGTAAACCTTTATACTATTGGTCTCATCAAGTTAAATGGAAAAGTAGTTAGCTCTAGTCAAGAAGTGCTTGAGGCAATTGGTAATATGTAA
- a CDS encoding GNAT family N-acetyltransferase: MPTTIGEDDWMIRHTKLEDAKALQIICREDLGYESSLNSIERQIDKLDQNEHHHAFVFEDNRTKEVLGFVEVQIYESIYSERGLNVLGLAVAHSHQGQGIGKQLMTYIEAWACQNNCTFIRLNSGSHRREAHAFYRSLGYDGTKQQVRFIKFLQ, encoded by the coding sequence ATGCCCACTACTATAGGGGAGGACGACTGGATGATTCGACATACCAAACTAGAAGATGCAAAAGCTTTACAAATTATTTGTAGAGAAGATTTGGGATATGAGAGTTCCTTAAACTCTATTGAGCGACAGATTGATAAATTAGATCAGAACGAGCATCATCATGCTTTTGTTTTTGAAGATAATCGTACTAAAGAAGTTTTAGGATTTGTTGAAGTACAGATTTATGAGTCTATCTATAGTGAACGTGGTCTTAATGTCTTGGGACTAGCAGTTGCTCATTCACACCAAGGACAAGGTATTGGTAAGCAGTTGATGACTTATATTGAGGCATGGGCTTGTCAGAATAACTGTACTTTTATTCGCTTAAATTCAGGCTCTCACCGTAGAGAAGCGCATGCTTTTTATAGAAGCCTTGGTTATGATGGTACTAAGCAGCAAGTTCGCTTTATTAAGTTTCTACAATAA
- a CDS encoding PaaI family thioesterase has protein sequence MKEFKTKELKIFENYETLLVDYGHVIVSTKVVESSLNYHQTAHGGYLFALSDQISGAVSVSTGYDTVTQQSSINYFKPGKLGDILTIEGTCIHDGKKTKVNEVVIKNQKNNILTRASFTMYVTGKREE, from the coding sequence ATGAAAGAATTTAAAACAAAAGAACTAAAAATATTTGAAAATTATGAAACACTACTGGTTGATTATGGTCATGTCATTGTGTCCACGAAAGTTGTTGAATCATCACTAAATTATCACCAGACAGCTCATGGTGGATACCTGTTTGCTTTAAGTGACCAGATTTCTGGGGCTGTAAGTGTTTCTACTGGCTATGATACTGTTACTCAACAGTCGAGTATAAATTATTTTAAACCTGGAAAGTTAGGAGATATTTTAACAATTGAAGGAACTTGTATCCATGATGGAAAAAAGACTAAAGTTAATGAAGTGGTTATTAAAAATCAAAAAAATAACATATTAACACGTGCTAGTTTTACAATGTATGTGACAGGAAAACGTGAAGAGTGA
- a CDS encoding ABC transporter ATP-binding protein: protein MPILEFKDVSFSSDGKAILKNLSFTIDEGDYVSIIGPSGSGKSTLLKLASYLQSPTSGDIMFEGKSLEDYNPIKLRQTLSYCFQTPHLFGEKVKDNIQFPYEIRHLSLDQARVNKLFALFQMDLSYLEQDVKKLSGGEKQRIALIRQLLFEPKVLLLDEVTSALDSVNKEIVEEVIERLNNKGVTILWITHDTSQSKKYANKMMTIVDGKLESMEVIK from the coding sequence TTGCCAATACTTGAATTTAAAGACGTCTCATTTTCGTCTGATGGGAAGGCTATTTTAAAAAACCTTAGTTTTACTATTGATGAGGGGGATTATGTATCAATTATAGGTCCCTCTGGTAGTGGAAAAAGCACTCTTTTGAAGCTAGCTAGTTATTTACAAAGTCCAACTAGCGGAGATATTATGTTTGAGGGTAAATCATTGGAGGACTACAATCCAATAAAATTACGTCAGACCCTTTCTTATTGTTTTCAAACTCCACACCTATTTGGTGAAAAAGTGAAAGATAATATCCAATTTCCCTATGAAATTAGACATTTATCTTTGGATCAGGCCCGTGTCAATAAACTTTTTGCACTATTTCAAATGGATCTTTCGTATTTAGAACAAGATGTTAAAAAGTTATCCGGAGGAGAAAAACAGCGAATAGCGCTGATCCGACAATTGTTATTTGAACCAAAGGTTCTTTTGTTGGATGAAGTGACTTCAGCTTTGGATTCTGTTAACAAAGAAATAGTCGAAGAAGTTATTGAAAGGCTAAATAACAAGGGTGTTACTATTCTCTGGATTACCCATGATACTAGTCAAAGTAAAAAATATGCTAATAAAATGATGACTATTGTAGATGGGAAACTAGAATCTATGGAGGTGATTAAATGA
- a CDS encoding ABC transporter permease: protein MSGADNISVTSLLLALSLVLITLFFSYWQKLKLEKEIIVGAVRAVIQLLIVGFVLDYIFGYKNPIFTALLLLFMIVNASYNAAKRGKGVGNAFKISFVAIALGSSITLSVLIFSGILEFLPNQMIPVGGMIISNSMVAIGLCYKQLLDSFRDKQEEVETKLALGADILPASIDIIRDVIRTGMVPTIDSAKTLGIVSLPGMMTGLILAGTSPIQAVKYQMMVTFMLLATTSIASFIASYLAYKGFFNDKKQLVVKRP, encoded by the coding sequence ATGAGTGGAGCAGATAATATTTCCGTAACGTCTTTATTACTAGCATTGTCTTTGGTTTTGATAACGTTATTTTTTTCTTATTGGCAAAAATTGAAGTTAGAAAAAGAGATTATTGTAGGAGCAGTTCGAGCAGTTATCCAGTTACTTATAGTTGGCTTTGTTCTTGATTATATCTTTGGCTACAAGAATCCTATTTTTACAGCTCTTTTATTATTATTTATGATTGTGAATGCTTCTTATAATGCAGCTAAGCGTGGAAAAGGAGTTGGTAATGCTTTTAAAATATCTTTTGTTGCTATTGCTTTAGGTTCTAGTATTACGCTATCAGTTTTAATTTTTTCAGGAATTTTAGAGTTTTTGCCTAATCAAATGATCCCTGTTGGAGGAATGATTATCAGTAACTCAATGGTTGCTATTGGGCTATGTTATAAACAACTTTTGGATTCTTTTCGAGATAAACAAGAAGAAGTAGAAACCAAATTAGCACTTGGTGCTGATATCCTACCTGCTTCCATTGATATTATCCGTGATGTTATTCGGACCGGCATGGTTCCAACAATTGATTCGGCTAAGACGCTAGGGATCGTTTCTTTACCGGGAATGATGACGGGGTTAATTCTAGCAGGAACTTCTCCTATACAAGCTGTGAAATATCAAATGATGGTTACTTTTATGCTACTAGCTACAACATCTATTGCTTCTTTTATTGCTTCTTATCTGGCTTATAAAGGCTTCTTTAACGATAAAAAACAATTAGTGGTTAAACGGCCATAG
- a CDS encoding MFS transporter, producing MSQMSLDRNNKRALAAAIIASGTDDLNVMFLAFSMSSIITELGITGAQGGWIATVTNLGMLLGGLIFGLLADKYHKFKVFKWTVLVFSIATGLVYFTKSINYLYLMRFLAGIGVGGEYGVAIAIMAGIVPAEKMGRISSLNGIAGQLGSISSALLAGWLAPSLGWRGLFLFGLAPILLVLWMVFSIDDDKIWDKGSSGTEETSQPVKISQLFKNPHLAGQTLALMVMTTVQIAGYFGMMNWLPTIIQTNLGLSVKDSSLWMVATILGMCLGMVTFGQILDKFGPRPVYSAFLIASSVCVYLFQFANSMPAMIIGGAVVGFFVNGMFAGYGAMITRLYPHHIRSTANNVILNVGRAIGGFSSVVIGKLLDVSGVAMVMIFLAALYMISLGAMLSIKNLQPSIYKQLSK from the coding sequence ATGTCACAGATGTCACTAGACAGAAATAACAAAAGAGCCCTTGCGGCAGCTATTATAGCTTCAGGAACAGATGATTTAAACGTTATGTTTCTTGCGTTTTCAATGTCTTCAATTATTACCGAACTTGGCATAACAGGAGCACAAGGTGGGTGGATTGCGACCGTAACAAATTTAGGAATGCTACTTGGGGGCCTTATTTTTGGCCTATTAGCTGATAAGTACCATAAGTTTAAAGTCTTTAAGTGGACGGTGTTGGTCTTCTCGATTGCGACAGGTCTTGTTTACTTTACCAAGAGTATTAACTATCTCTATCTGATGCGTTTTCTTGCTGGGATTGGTGTAGGTGGAGAATATGGTGTCGCTATAGCTATTATGGCAGGTATTGTCCCAGCAGAAAAAATGGGACGAATATCTTCTCTTAATGGAATTGCTGGGCAACTAGGCTCAATTTCCTCCGCACTATTAGCGGGCTGGTTAGCACCAAGCTTAGGATGGAGAGGACTCTTCTTATTTGGCTTAGCACCAATCTTGCTAGTTCTATGGATGGTGTTTAGTATCGATGATGACAAGATTTGGGATAAAGGTAGTAGTGGAACAGAAGAAACTAGTCAACCTGTTAAAATTAGTCAACTTTTTAAAAATCCACATTTAGCAGGGCAAACCTTAGCATTAATGGTCATGACAACAGTTCAAATTGCTGGTTACTTTGGTATGATGAACTGGTTACCAACTATTATTCAAACTAATCTCGGTCTCTCTGTCAAAGATTCATCTTTATGGATGGTAGCGACAATCTTAGGAATGTGTTTGGGGATGGTGACTTTTGGTCAGATTTTAGATAAGTTTGGCCCAAGGCCAGTTTACTCGGCTTTTCTAATAGCTTCATCGGTCTGCGTTTATCTCTTTCAATTTGCAAATTCGATGCCAGCTATGATAATTGGTGGGGCAGTAGTTGGTTTTTTCGTTAATGGTATGTTTGCGGGGTATGGTGCTATGATTACGAGACTTTACCCACACCATATTCGCTCAACAGCCAATAATGTCATTCTTAATGTAGGGCGTGCTATTGGTGGTTTTTCATCAGTCGTCATTGGTAAACTCCTTGATGTTTCGGGTGTGGCAATGGTCATGATTTTCTTAGCTGCCCTCTATATGATTAGCCTTGGAGCGATGTTATCTATTAAAAATCTTCAGCCAAGTATTTATAAGCAGTTATCAAAATAA
- a CDS encoding thioesterase family protein: MAIYSKVYETRKEHSAKSVGSGELEVLSTPSLVSFLENAACLFAKERIQDNLLTTVGTKMTIDHLKASKIGNSVTVLITEVTNQGRRYDFQLEAFVDKQLIAKAYHTRVRLNKEAFLQKL, encoded by the coding sequence ATGGCTATCTATTCAAAAGTGTATGAAACAAGAAAGGAACATTCAGCTAAATCTGTTGGCTCTGGAGAGCTTGAAGTCCTTTCGACACCCAGTCTCGTTAGTTTTTTAGAAAATGCTGCCTGTCTTTTCGCTAAAGAAAGGATTCAGGATAACCTATTAACGACTGTTGGAACAAAAATGACTATTGACCATTTAAAAGCAAGCAAAATTGGCAACTCTGTCACTGTTCTAATAACCGAAGTTACTAACCAAGGACGCAGATACGATTTTCAGCTAGAAGCTTTTGTTGATAAACAATTAATTGCAAAGGCTTATCACACCAGAGTTCGGCTTAATAAAGAAGCATTTCTTCAAAAGTTATAA
- a CDS encoding pseudouridine synthase encodes MRLDKFLAEAGFGSRTQVKSLLKTKKVCVNGKKESQAKKQINPNLDRVEIEGQEVLYEEFVYYMLNKPKGVISATQDKVHQTVVDLLDETAKQKAVFPVGRLDKDTHGLLLLTNNGDLAHRLLSPKKHVNKVYMAEVDGLMTNQDIESFKKGIHLSDHQCQPAVLEILAIDREKSRSRVKIVIKEGKFHQVKRMVLACGKEVRDLQRLEMGPLQLDSKLALGAFRKLENTEIEALLSLP; translated from the coding sequence ATGAGATTAGATAAATTTTTAGCCGAAGCTGGCTTTGGAAGTCGTACTCAGGTAAAAAGCTTGCTCAAAACAAAAAAAGTATGTGTTAATGGTAAAAAAGAATCTCAAGCCAAAAAGCAGATTAATCCAAATCTTGACCGAGTGGAGATTGAGGGGCAAGAAGTTTTATACGAAGAGTTTGTCTATTACATGCTTAATAAACCAAAAGGTGTCATTTCAGCTACCCAAGATAAGGTTCACCAGACCGTTGTAGACTTACTAGATGAGACAGCAAAGCAAAAAGCGGTTTTTCCTGTGGGGCGTTTAGATAAAGATACACACGGATTGTTATTATTGACAAATAATGGAGACTTGGCACACCGTCTTCTTTCTCCTAAGAAGCATGTCAATAAAGTTTATATGGCCGAAGTTGATGGTTTAATGACTAATCAAGATATTGAGTCCTTCAAAAAAGGTATTCACTTATCAGACCATCAGTGTCAGCCAGCGGTTTTGGAGATTTTAGCAATTGACCGTGAAAAATCCCGGTCACGTGTTAAAATAGTTATTAAAGAAGGAAAATTTCATCAAGTTAAACGTATGGTATTAGCTTGTGGAAAGGAAGTGAGAGATCTTCAGCGCCTTGAAATGGGACCTTTACAACTTGATTCTAAGCTTGCTCTCGGTGCATTTAGAAAGCTAGAAAATACTGAAATTGAGGCCTTACTAAGCTTACCTTGA